In Pedobacter sp. WC2423, the following are encoded in one genomic region:
- a CDS encoding FecR family protein: MELPDDDFLIEELVCNESFQCYCLGISLENHILWEDWMNNLPERAFDIEQAKKLVNILTLKQGSRLEQVRALKTGFKQQEEFAQLLKFVPDQNITNAEKLLYSDERPVLKTPGGFYKYRSFAAAAIIILVSLYFIQHNYSSSRNLWTEQPLAASVFSSGHVPRKTVILPDGTLITLHQNSEIKLTKNFNPVKRELWLTGEAFFEVKHDAKHPFVVHTPFNDIKVMGTSFNVKAYPNSGLIETSLIHGSVQVASKRYPGYRVLLKPDEKLSFHSAPDLKDDDLKNIFRVSALNRNAQTNKSEETRWIHQPMVIDNEPLTVIAEKLQSWYGIGIYIADPEVKAYRYSGTFENESIIKTLEALQTAYPFKFKTEQNRIILSK, translated from the coding sequence ATGGAACTTCCTGACGATGATTTTTTAATAGAAGAATTGGTTTGTAATGAGTCTTTTCAATGTTATTGTCTTGGAATAAGTCTGGAAAATCATATTTTGTGGGAAGATTGGATGAATAATTTGCCTGAAAGAGCATTTGATATAGAACAGGCGAAAAAACTGGTAAATATCCTGACACTTAAGCAGGGAAGCAGGTTAGAACAGGTCAGGGCATTAAAAACCGGGTTCAAACAACAGGAAGAATTTGCACAATTACTGAAATTTGTTCCTGATCAGAACATTACTAATGCTGAAAAACTCTTATATTCCGATGAAAGGCCTGTTTTAAAAACGCCTGGCGGTTTTTATAAATACAGGAGCTTTGCCGCCGCCGCCATAATCATCCTGGTTTCTCTTTATTTTATTCAGCACAACTATTCATCCTCAAGAAATCTTTGGACTGAACAACCATTAGCTGCATCAGTTTTTTCTTCCGGCCATGTACCCAGAAAAACGGTAATCCTGCCGGATGGTACATTAATTACGCTCCATCAGAACAGTGAAATCAAACTGACTAAAAACTTTAATCCTGTCAAAAGAGAACTTTGGCTTACAGGAGAAGCCTTTTTTGAGGTTAAACATGATGCAAAACATCCCTTTGTTGTACATACTCCTTTTAACGATATCAAAGTAATGGGAACGAGTTTTAATGTCAAAGCGTATCCGAATTCAGGTTTGATTGAAACCTCTTTGATTCATGGCAGTGTACAAGTTGCCTCGAAAAGATATCCCGGGTACCGGGTCTTGCTGAAGCCTGATGAAAAACTATCATTTCATAGTGCCCCTGATCTTAAAGATGATGACCTTAAAAATATATTCAGGGTTTCTGCTCTTAACCGTAATGCGCAGACCAACAAATCTGAAGAAACCAGGTGGATTCATCAACCGATGGTTATTGACAATGAACCGCTGACTGTAATTGCAGAAAAACTACAAAGCTGGTATGGCATCGGAATTTATATCGCTGATCCGGAGGTCAAAGCTTACCGTTACTCCGGAACTTTTGAAAATGAAAGCATTATAAAGACTCTTGAAGCGTTGCAAACTGCTTACCCCTTTAAATTTAAAACAGAACAAAACAGGATTATCCTGAGTAAATAA
- a CDS encoding GNAT family N-acetyltransferase: MKVWIETERLILREILPSDIGGMYELYTDPLIFQYLGEEPFVEVKQAEETIEFIRKQYIDNGTGRLAVIKKDTNEFIGWAGLKYVTGSYNNQTSYYEAGYRFIHKHWGKGYATEAAHASLAYGFNELRLHAIYAMADSGNKASRMVLEKIGMRYLEKFDLEGHAHDWFEITRTEWVKS; encoded by the coding sequence ATGAAGGTATGGATTGAAACTGAGCGGTTGATTTTAAGAGAGATTTTACCGTCAGATATTGGCGGTATGTATGAACTGTATACTGACCCTTTGATTTTTCAATATTTGGGTGAGGAGCCATTTGTTGAGGTTAAACAGGCAGAGGAAACTATCGAATTTATCAGAAAGCAATACATTGATAACGGGACAGGCAGGCTCGCAGTAATCAAAAAAGATACCAATGAATTTATAGGCTGGGCAGGATTAAAATATGTGACCGGAAGTTACAATAACCAGACCAGCTACTATGAAGCAGGTTACCGGTTTATACACAAACATTGGGGAAAAGGCTATGCGACAGAAGCTGCTCATGCATCTCTGGCCTACGGTTTTAATGAATTGAGGCTACATGCAATTTACGCGATGGCAGATTCAGGAAACAAGGCTTCAAGAATGGTGCTGGAAAAAATAGGAATGCGTTATCTGGAAAAATTTGATTTAGAAGGACATGCGCATGACTGGTTTGAAATTACCAGGACAGAATGGGTGAAAAGTTAA
- a CDS encoding SusC/RagA family TonB-linked outer membrane protein, translated as MRKTLRLERSGKSLISSRMMLRTKLTGFILLLMCLQVSATSFAQQKITISADHISIRNLLKSIEQQTDYRFVYSDQTLSNEEKASLNLHMVSLDEAMKSILKETRLTYVLKENNLVVIYPAVKKQNDLLVSGRVEDETGLPLPGVSVKLTGSTVATTTDTKGNYAIRVPDATSSLEFSYVGYIKQTLPAGGGTINVILKSDNRNLQEVVVTGYTNYKRTQSASAATLVTAEKINDVAGLTFDQVLQGRVPGMSVISSSGQPGQSAAVVIRGVGSVNGSSAPLYIMDGTPIEASFFQTINSADIENVTVLKDASAKALYGSRGSNGVIVITTKKGKAGKIQVQYTSQYGFSKLTDPKFTMMNTAQRLSFEEGVGLDFGRDLGPGWTYSPKNPDYISGTPVFRQRADRILDSIRNINIDWRDKFYQQSKFQEQQVSVSGGNENVRFYNSLNYYKQDGVAKRTGLERYALKSNLDFKSDKFSGNVNLNIGYSNQSFTEGEGSSRGGTAMSAVYYALPYENPYAPDGTLIHPGNQDQYFIADQREGSQALERLFNSSSKTDQLKSIIGVALAYQILPELKITTRAGIDYRNSTDQAYINPDSYYGSTSNTNTLGGKGRFDEGTRRNFNIISTTGLTYAKTFNEKHDFEASAFYEYVYNNYNSFGFTGFGLDGRLPETPAGITNSIDYLPNVGGSKTSSALASFMSVARYTYDSKYTLTGSYRYDGSTKVAPQNKWHGFYSVGANWNAKNEDFLKNSALISALSFRISYGTSASPFGTGDFLYLPTYGANVTYGGKPGISPVSAGNSNFDWEYVNEFNTGFELALFKSQRLRLSADYYNKITNNMFIDQPPSATAGFPLLSLSTGKMRNRGVEFDLSGDLIKTRDFTWTVGVNAGYNKNVVLHVTDVADSYPDGDTRILQVGLPYGSYYAPQWAGVNSQTGEAQYYNLDGSITTTYNSNTQSVAKSGSLYPSFTGGFNTSLSWKGITASALFSFVSGVSRWNNEDFYNENQRYATSNQSIRMLDDRWMKPGDMKTLQRFDIPRNFTSKDIQDASFLRLRNVNISYTLPKAVMEKTKVFSNLKVFIQGQNLVTWTKWRGLDPENNGVAGLFQYPNARTYTAGISVNF; from the coding sequence ATGAGAAAAACTTTACGCTTAGAAAGATCTGGTAAGTCTTTGATCAGCAGCAGGATGATGCTGCGAACAAAACTTACAGGCTTCATTTTACTGCTGATGTGCCTGCAGGTGTCGGCTACAAGCTTTGCACAACAGAAAATAACCATCAGTGCTGATCATATCAGCATCAGAAACCTGTTGAAATCGATCGAACAGCAAACAGACTACCGGTTCGTTTACAGCGATCAAACCTTATCTAATGAAGAAAAGGCTTCATTAAACCTTCATATGGTTTCACTGGATGAAGCGATGAAATCTATTTTAAAGGAAACCAGGCTCACCTACGTACTCAAGGAAAACAATCTTGTCGTTATTTATCCGGCGGTAAAAAAACAAAATGATTTGCTCGTTTCCGGCCGTGTAGAAGATGAAACCGGGTTGCCACTACCGGGGGTATCTGTTAAATTGACCGGGTCAACAGTAGCCACAACAACAGATACTAAGGGAAATTATGCAATCCGCGTACCTGATGCCACTTCAAGCCTTGAATTTTCTTATGTTGGTTATATCAAACAGACGCTTCCGGCGGGTGGAGGTACAATCAATGTCATCTTAAAAAGCGATAACCGGAACTTACAGGAAGTCGTAGTTACAGGTTATACAAACTATAAACGTACACAATCAGCAAGTGCAGCAACCCTGGTTACTGCGGAGAAAATTAACGATGTAGCAGGGCTGACTTTCGATCAGGTTTTACAGGGCAGGGTACCAGGAATGAGCGTTATTTCCAGTTCAGGACAGCCGGGACAAAGTGCTGCGGTGGTCATCCGCGGAGTCGGGAGTGTAAACGGATCTTCTGCACCATTATATATTATGGATGGAACACCGATTGAAGCCAGTTTCTTTCAAACTATCAATTCGGCTGATATTGAGAATGTGACTGTATTAAAAGATGCCTCTGCCAAAGCACTTTATGGATCAAGAGGATCCAATGGAGTAATCGTTATTACGACTAAAAAAGGGAAAGCGGGTAAAATCCAGGTACAATATACCTCTCAATACGGTTTTTCCAAGCTGACCGATCCTAAATTTACCATGATGAACACTGCGCAGCGTTTATCATTTGAAGAAGGTGTTGGACTTGATTTTGGAAGGGACCTTGGGCCAGGATGGACTTACTCTCCTAAAAATCCTGATTATATTTCAGGAACGCCAGTTTTCAGACAAAGGGCAGATCGTATTTTAGATAGTATCAGAAATATCAATATTGACTGGAGGGATAAATTCTATCAGCAAAGCAAATTCCAGGAGCAACAAGTTAGTGTGAGTGGCGGTAACGAAAACGTACGTTTTTATAACTCGCTGAATTATTATAAACAAGATGGGGTTGCTAAACGTACGGGGCTGGAAAGATATGCGCTGAAAAGTAATCTTGATTTTAAATCGGATAAATTTTCGGGAAATGTAAACCTGAATATTGGCTATTCTAACCAGAGTTTTACTGAAGGAGAAGGCAGTAGCAGAGGTGGAACAGCTATGTCTGCCGTTTATTACGCGCTTCCTTATGAGAATCCTTATGCACCCGATGGTACCTTGATTCATCCGGGTAATCAGGATCAGTATTTTATTGCAGATCAGCGGGAGGGCAGCCAGGCATTGGAACGCTTATTTAATTCTTCCAGCAAAACCGATCAGTTAAAATCTATCATTGGTGTGGCTTTAGCTTATCAGATCCTGCCAGAACTGAAAATTACAACCAGAGCGGGTATAGATTATAGAAATTCAACCGATCAGGCTTATATCAATCCGGATTCCTATTATGGATCTACCAGCAATACCAATACATTGGGGGGGAAAGGGCGGTTTGATGAAGGAACAAGAAGGAATTTCAATATCATTTCTACTACAGGTTTGACTTATGCTAAAACTTTCAATGAAAAACATGATTTTGAAGCTTCTGCTTTTTACGAATATGTCTATAACAATTACAACTCTTTTGGCTTTACTGGCTTTGGACTAGACGGCCGTTTACCAGAAACACCAGCTGGAATTACAAATAGTATAGATTATCTGCCGAATGTAGGTGGCTCAAAAACCAGCAGTGCATTGGCCTCTTTCATGAGTGTGGCGAGATATACGTATGACAGCAAGTACACCCTGACCGGAAGTTACCGTTATGATGGATCTACAAAAGTTGCACCTCAAAATAAATGGCATGGCTTTTACTCAGTTGGAGCCAACTGGAATGCTAAAAATGAAGATTTCCTGAAAAATAGCGCACTCATTTCAGCATTGAGCTTCAGAATCAGTTACGGTACTTCTGCAAGTCCTTTTGGAACCGGAGATTTCTTATACCTGCCAACTTATGGCGCAAATGTAACTTATGGAGGTAAACCAGGAATCAGCCCGGTTTCTGCCGGTAACTCCAATTTTGACTGGGAATATGTGAATGAATTCAATACGGGTTTTGAGCTTGCTTTATTCAAAAGCCAAAGATTACGCCTGTCGGCCGATTACTATAATAAAATTACCAATAATATGTTCATCGATCAGCCGCCATCAGCAACAGCTGGCTTTCCACTGTTGAGTTTAAGTACCGGAAAGATGAGAAACAGAGGGGTAGAGTTTGATTTGAGTGGAGATCTTATAAAAACCAGGGATTTCACCTGGACTGTTGGCGTAAATGCTGGTTACAATAAAAACGTAGTGCTTCATGTAACAGACGTTGCGGATTCTTACCCTGACGGAGATACAAGAATCTTACAAGTTGGTTTACCTTATGGATCTTATTATGCGCCACAATGGGCAGGTGTGAATTCACAGACTGGTGAAGCACAATATTATAACCTGGATGGAAGCATCACCACTACTTATAATTCCAATACCCAGAGTGTAGCGAAATCAGGAAGTTTATATCCTTCATTTACAGGAGGATTCAATACCAGTTTAAGCTGGAAAGGGATTACTGCAAGTGCGTTGTTCTCTTTTGTATCGGGTGTTTCCCGCTGGAACAATGAAGATTTTTACAATGAAAATCAGCGTTATGCAACTAGTAACCAATCGATCAGGATGCTGGACGACCGCTGGATGAAGCCTGGTGATATGAAAACTTTACAGCGTTTTGATATCCCAAGAAATTTCACTTCAAAAGACATCCAGGATGCCTCTTTTTTGAGGTTGAGAAACGTAAATATCAGTTATACCTTGCCTAAAGCGGTGATGGAGAAGACAAAGGTATTCAGCAATTTAAAGGTTTTTATCCAGGGACAGAATCTGGTCACCTGGACCAAATGGAGAGGATTGGATCCTGAAAATAACGGTGTTGCGGGTCTTTTCCAATATCCGAATGCAAGAACATATACCGCAGGAATTAGTGTTAACTTCTAA
- a CDS encoding cyanophycinase: MMTYKIQLRIPALTFLFLWFVVNSSFAQDKTKPAAPVLPKGSLFIIGGGKRSPELITTLVKTANLRPNDYIVVLPMATAEPEASFEAIKSQLSAAAKNNIYSFNFAGEKVRDQSWLDSLAGARLVFITGGDQSRFMKAVLNTPVYGAIHQAYQNGATIAGTSAGAAVMSKHMITGNQLLDTNYRETFNKLRADNIEFESGMGLLDSVIIDQHFIKRSRYNRLLSAITAYPGYDCIGIDEGTAIIVQGKNITVAGVSQVLRVADPEKVKIRENQLITFENLRFSIYGAGDQFKLK; this comes from the coding sequence ATGATGACTTATAAAATTCAGCTGCGCATTCCAGCTTTAACTTTTCTGTTCTTATGGTTTGTGGTGAATTCCTCATTTGCGCAAGATAAAACTAAACCAGCAGCTCCGGTTTTACCAAAGGGAAGTCTTTTTATTATTGGAGGAGGTAAGCGTTCTCCTGAACTGATCACTACGCTGGTTAAAACGGCTAATCTCAGACCGAACGATTATATCGTGGTTTTACCTATGGCCACAGCAGAGCCGGAAGCCTCATTTGAAGCCATCAAAAGCCAGTTGTCAGCAGCAGCTAAAAACAATATTTATAGTTTCAACTTTGCCGGAGAGAAAGTGCGTGATCAGTCATGGCTTGATTCTCTGGCAGGAGCAAGGCTTGTTTTTATCACAGGAGGAGATCAAAGCCGCTTTATGAAAGCCGTTTTAAATACTCCGGTTTATGGGGCAATTCATCAAGCTTATCAAAACGGGGCGACTATTGCCGGGACAAGTGCCGGGGCTGCGGTGATGAGTAAACATATGATTACCGGAAATCAGTTGCTCGATACGAATTACAGGGAAACCTTCAATAAGCTGAGAGCTGATAATATTGAGTTTGAAAGTGGAATGGGTTTGCTGGATTCTGTTATTATAGATCAGCACTTTATAAAACGCAGCCGCTATAACCGTCTTTTATCTGCTATAACGGCTTATCCTGGATATGATTGTATCGGAATTGACGAAGGAACAGCGATCATTGTACAAGGTAAAAACATTACCGTAGCCGGTGTGAGCCAGGTTCTTCGGGTGGCTGATCCTGAAAAAGTGAAGATCCGGGAAAATCAACTGATTACTTTTGAAAATCTGCGGTTCAGTATTTATGGGGCCGGAGATCAGTTTAAGCTGAAGTAA
- a CDS encoding isoaspartyl peptidase/L-asparaginase family protein yields the protein MMNKNLKTIAVLLCCLVANLAYGQEKYVMVIHGGAGTITRKNMTPEKEAAYIAALTKALQTGYDVLKSGKTSLDAVEATIHIMEDSPLFNAGKGAVFTHDGKNEMDAAIMDGKTMMAGAVAGVTTIKNPISAARAVMEKSEHVMMVGHGAELFAKQAGIEIVNPEYFYTKERWNGLQQAIKEDSTKSVLDHGNKKSMKLGTINRDYKFGTVGAVALDKNGNLAAGTSTGGMTNKKYGRIGDAPIIGAGTYANNATAGISCTGWGEFYIRNVVAHDISAMMEYKNMSVADASRAVLDKVGKMGGDGGLIAMDAKGNVSMPFNTEGMYRGTVTENGKIEVLIYK from the coding sequence ATGATGAATAAGAATTTAAAAACAATAGCTGTCCTGCTATGCTGTTTGGTGGCTAACCTGGCTTATGGACAAGAAAAATATGTAATGGTTATCCATGGAGGAGCGGGAACGATTACCAGAAAAAATATGACCCCTGAAAAGGAAGCAGCTTATATTGCAGCATTGACCAAAGCATTACAGACCGGATATGACGTTTTGAAATCGGGAAAGACCAGTTTGGATGCAGTAGAAGCGACTATTCATATCATGGAAGATTCTCCATTATTTAATGCAGGAAAAGGTGCTGTATTTACCCATGACGGTAAAAATGAAATGGATGCTGCAATTATGGATGGAAAAACAATGATGGCAGGAGCAGTAGCAGGAGTAACTACGATTAAAAATCCTATATCAGCAGCCAGAGCGGTTATGGAAAAATCTGAACACGTGATGATGGTGGGCCACGGTGCAGAATTATTTGCTAAACAGGCTGGAATTGAAATCGTTAATCCCGAATATTTCTATACTAAAGAACGTTGGAATGGATTACAGCAAGCGATCAAAGAGGATTCTACTAAATCTGTTTTAGATCATGGCAATAAAAAATCAATGAAATTAGGAACCATTAACCGGGATTATAAATTTGGTACTGTAGGTGCGGTGGCTTTAGATAAGAACGGAAATCTGGCAGCAGGCACTTCTACTGGCGGAATGACTAATAAAAAATATGGTCGTATAGGAGATGCTCCAATCATTGGCGCAGGAACTTATGCAAATAATGCAACTGCCGGTATTTCATGTACCGGATGGGGTGAATTTTATATCCGTAACGTAGTTGCTCATGATATTTCGGCCATGATGGAATATAAAAATATGTCTGTTGCCGATGCTTCCCGTGCAGTATTGGATAAAGTGGGTAAAATGGGCGGTGATGGCGGCCTGATTGCTATGGATGCAAAAGGTAATGTGAGTATGCCTTTCAATACCGAAGGAATGTACAGAGGAACAGTTACTGAAAACGGGAAGATTGAGGTTTTAATTTATAAATAA
- a CDS encoding RagB/SusD family nutrient uptake outer membrane protein: MQEHIPQELVLTSKITAMINPIKYTLILSLFLLFCSCTKLDLKPTDTIDAEKAYRNLNDVDLGLIGVYGQLNSTLIGVNAIISDEVMLPAENTVSNTDAHRWLYTADNGSVTGSYNDYYVAIDRINRVLTGLDKLTITDKVTADRYRGELLALRAFCHFELLRMYGSAYQNGALGVPYMKTSVISYPARDPFEVVVAAAKADLVAAKALIPLSFDDKTRVTKVAVSAIQARLALYEKNWAEAITYATEAINLMPLATAEQFPGIWTDAASNEVIWKLKRMPDETRTGDLFYRQTGNIVLYAPSFKLINSFDQENDVRYQAYIKFDNTRGVKKSQYLVNKYAGTELSPGLADLKMFRTGEMYLIRAEAEAESTGNAAGDLNALRAARIKDYTPVNFSGKDDLILAIYTERFKELAFEGHRFFDLKRRSLPVERLPEDAVNTSGAVKLLPSKAQYSLPLPALEISVNKNTVQNPNY; encoded by the coding sequence ATGCAAGAACATATACCGCAGGAATTAGTGTTAACTTCTAAAATTACAGCCATGATTAATCCTATAAAATATACCTTAATACTTTCTCTGTTCTTACTTTTTTGTTCCTGTACCAAACTGGATTTAAAACCCACAGATACGATAGATGCGGAGAAAGCTTACCGAAACCTGAATGATGTCGATTTAGGACTGATCGGAGTTTATGGACAGTTGAATTCTACTTTGATAGGCGTAAATGCTATTATTTCTGACGAAGTAATGCTGCCTGCAGAAAATACAGTAAGCAATACAGATGCGCACAGATGGCTTTATACTGCTGATAATGGATCTGTTACCGGATCTTATAATGACTATTACGTAGCTATAGACAGAATAAACAGGGTGCTGACCGGGCTGGATAAGCTTACGATTACTGATAAAGTAACCGCAGACCGCTACCGTGGAGAATTACTGGCTTTAAGAGCATTTTGTCATTTCGAATTGCTCAGAATGTACGGATCGGCCTATCAAAACGGCGCGCTGGGAGTTCCTTACATGAAGACTTCAGTAATCAGTTACCCTGCAAGAGATCCTTTTGAAGTGGTAGTCGCTGCTGCTAAAGCTGACCTTGTAGCTGCCAAAGCATTAATTCCGTTATCTTTTGATGATAAAACAAGAGTAACTAAAGTTGCGGTTTCAGCCATACAGGCAAGGTTGGCATTGTATGAGAAAAACTGGGCAGAAGCCATAACCTATGCTACTGAGGCCATCAATTTAATGCCGCTGGCAACAGCAGAGCAGTTTCCAGGTATATGGACTGATGCTGCCAGTAATGAGGTGATCTGGAAATTAAAAAGGATGCCTGATGAAACAAGGACGGGTGATTTGTTTTACCGTCAAACCGGAAATATAGTTTTATATGCACCTTCATTTAAATTGATCAATTCTTTTGATCAGGAAAATGATGTCCGTTATCAGGCTTATATCAAATTTGATAATACCAGGGGAGTAAAGAAATCTCAATACCTGGTGAACAAATATGCTGGTACTGAGCTTTCACCGGGGCTGGCAGATTTGAAAATGTTCCGCACAGGCGAAATGTATTTAATCAGGGCAGAAGCCGAAGCGGAAAGTACAGGTAATGCAGCCGGAGATCTGAATGCGTTGCGCGCTGCAAGAATAAAAGACTATACCCCAGTAAATTTTTCTGGCAAAGACGATTTGATTCTTGCCATTTATACCGAACGCTTTAAGGAATTAGCCTTTGAAGGTCATCGGTTCTTTGACTTGAAACGCAGAAGTTTACCTGTAGAAAGATTACCTGAAGATGCCGTAAATACTTCCGGAGCCGTTAAATTGTTGCCTTCAAAGGCACAATACTCGCTTCCATTACCTGCATTGGAAATTTCTGTTAACAAAAATACTGTTCAAAATCCTAACTATTAA
- a CDS encoding DUF5686 family protein codes for MQVKEHAFFLFQTSGKKQHLYHILFVLMISVLGINAVYAQQPVVITGKITDGQTGEAIPYATIFVKLKNGTIKGTASDFDGLYHLTIPHDIASDSIYTAYVSYLPGKKLLPKAPHTIVDFQLAVNGRILNGVTISPKSYVNPAWEIMDNLVKNKPVNDQKYLKSYQYQSYNRIEISVTNISEKMKKNKVIKQVLPLMENLQKIAGEEGTPILPIFMSETVSDYKYTTNPERKTENVLRTKVSGVGIEDETLISQLVGSTFLQYNFYSNFLKLANKDFISPTSDHWKTYYNYELIDAYDKINGRECYKIEFKPKRSHDLAFDGVMWITRDSYALFQIDCKVSKDANLNFLNKIRIQQAMVKAEGTTAWLPGQTRIVVNVGTTQKKLSGFIAKFYLSNKNIEVNKNYPVSDFKESLVMSKDVNKKDDQYWVKNRADSLTAADKAVYKMIDTVKNLPLVKTYADIAGMLINGYYKVGKLSFGPYPYTYSYNDLEGNVLRIGATTNTNFSDKLILSGFLSYGFRDERFKYRGAVDYIFSRKPWIQAGVSFQHDIGQTGYQFENFINKTNNVFMASIRNGRVIRRGPFTQNISQAYIQTDITPTIRGKVTLAHRTFDPLFNFHYHDQADQRTYNRYEVSEIATEVQWTPGRRLLESSKINKRLIIGNGNSNPILTFRYIRGTKALYGDFNYNKFYFNISQRPRMGILGIGDYSLTAGYIPSAIPYPLLENHRYSFNTMRFMEFTSDRFISLNYTQHMEGLITNSIPLLKSLNVRTVAVLNVLQGSLSNKNNEAFLRGRANLNRSLNNVPYVEVGYGVENIFKIIRIDFLHRLTQKEHLSEPGLEPSNFAIRTTLQFRL; via the coding sequence ATGCAGGTTAAAGAACACGCCTTCTTTTTATTTCAGACTTCCGGCAAAAAACAACATTTATACCATATACTTTTTGTATTAATGATCAGCGTTTTAGGCATAAATGCTGTATATGCACAACAACCGGTGGTCATAACCGGGAAAATAACTGATGGGCAAACAGGTGAGGCTATTCCCTATGCAACCATTTTTGTAAAGCTTAAAAATGGAACAATTAAAGGTACTGCTTCCGATTTTGATGGTTTATATCATCTGACTATTCCTCATGATATCGCCAGCGACTCTATCTATACTGCCTATGTCAGCTATCTGCCGGGTAAAAAACTGTTGCCTAAAGCTCCTCATACTATTGTTGATTTTCAGCTGGCGGTCAATGGACGTATTTTAAATGGGGTTACTATCAGTCCTAAGAGTTATGTGAACCCGGCCTGGGAAATTATGGACAACCTGGTTAAAAATAAGCCTGTCAATGATCAGAAATATCTGAAAAGTTATCAATATCAGAGCTATAACCGTATTGAAATATCGGTCACTAATATCAGTGAGAAAATGAAGAAGAATAAGGTGATCAAACAGGTTTTACCCTTGATGGAGAATCTGCAAAAGATTGCCGGAGAAGAAGGAACACCTATTTTACCCATATTTATGTCCGAAACGGTTTCTGATTATAAGTATACTACCAATCCGGAGCGGAAAACAGAAAATGTGCTGCGTACCAAAGTGAGTGGAGTAGGGATAGAAGATGAAACACTGATTTCTCAATTAGTAGGGTCCACATTTTTGCAGTATAACTTTTACAGCAACTTTTTAAAACTCGCAAATAAAGACTTTATCTCGCCTACCAGTGATCACTGGAAAACATATTATAATTATGAGCTGATTGATGCTTATGATAAAATCAATGGCAGAGAATGTTATAAAATTGAATTCAAGCCTAAAAGATCACATGATCTGGCTTTTGATGGGGTGATGTGGATTACACGTGACAGCTATGCGTTATTTCAGATTGATTGTAAGGTTTCAAAAGATGCAAACCTGAACTTTTTAAATAAGATCAGGATACAGCAAGCTATGGTCAAGGCAGAGGGAACTACTGCATGGTTACCAGGACAAACCCGTATTGTCGTTAACGTAGGGACCACACAAAAGAAATTATCCGGCTTTATTGCCAAATTCTATTTATCCAATAAAAATATTGAGGTCAATAAAAATTACCCGGTTTCTGATTTTAAAGAGAGTCTGGTGATGAGTAAAGATGTCAATAAGAAAGATGACCAGTATTGGGTGAAAAACCGGGCGGATTCCTTAACTGCTGCTGATAAGGCAGTCTATAAAATGATAGATACTGTTAAAAATCTTCCTCTGGTGAAAACTTATGCAGATATAGCCGGAATGTTAATCAATGGCTATTATAAAGTGGGTAAGCTAAGTTTTGGCCCTTATCCTTACACCTATAGCTATAACGATTTGGAAGGAAATGTGCTCAGAATAGGGGCGACTACTAATACTAATTTTAGTGATAAACTAATCCTGAGCGGTTTTTTGAGTTATGGGTTCAGAGATGAACGTTTTAAATACAGGGGTGCTGTAGATTATATTTTTTCTCGTAAACCATGGATACAGGCGGGTGTCTCTTTTCAGCATGATATCGGCCAGACGGGTTATCAATTCGAGAATTTTATTAATAAAACGAACAATGTGTTCATGGCCTCTATCCGGAATGGCAGGGTGATCAGAAGGGGGCCATTTACCCAGAATATAAGTCAGGCTTACATTCAAACTGATATTACGCCGACCATAAGAGGTAAAGTGACCTTGGCCCACCGTACTTTCGACCCATTATTTAATTTCCATTACCACGATCAGGCAGATCAGCGGACTTATAACCGCTATGAAGTTTCTGAAATTGCAACAGAGGTACAATGGACACCAGGCAGACGTTTGCTGGAATCCTCTAAAATCAATAAAAGATTAATTATAGGGAATGGAAATAGTAATCCGATATTAACCTTCAGATATATCAGGGGAACCAAGGCTTTATATGGAGATTTCAACTACAATAAATTCTATTTTAATATCAGTCAAAGACCACGGATGGGTATTTTGGGCATAGGGGATTATTCCCTGACTGCAGGATACATTCCTAGTGCAATTCCTTATCCTTTACTTGAAAATCACCGTTATAGCTTCAATACCATGCGTTTTATGGAATTTACAAGTGACCGGTTTATTTCACTCAACTATACTCAGCATATGGAAGGTCTGATTACGAACAGTATTCCGCTGTTAAAGTCTTTGAATGTACGTACTGTAGCCGTTTTAAATGTATTGCAAGGCAGCTTGTCCAATAAAAATAATGAGGCCTTTTTAAGGGGACGTGCAAATCTGAACCGGAGTTTAAATAATGTGCCTTATGTAGAGGTTGGTTATGGCGTAGAAAATATCTTTAAGATTATCCGTATAGATTTCTTACACCGTTTAACGCAAAAAGAACATTTAAGTGAGCCAGGATTGGAGCCTTCAAATTTTGCAATCAGAACAACCTTACAATTCCGGCTGTAA